One Streptomyces umbrinus genomic window, CATGGACCTGCGCTGGATGTTCGCCCAGTACGGCTACGGCAGCGTGCTGCCGATCCTGGTCCTTCCCCTCTGGCCGGCGGCGCTGCTGGTGGACGGAGTCCGCTGCGGACTCCTGAACCGCGCCCCGCTCGTCCTCCCCCTGATCACCCGCCTGGCGGACCTTGAGGCCAGGTGGTCCACCGCCCTGCTGAAGCCCTCCCCCAGGGCACGTCTGAGCGAGCGGGTCGAGGAACTGACCGCGACGAGGGCGGGAGTGGTCGCCGCCCACGAGGCCGAACTGCGCCGCATGGAACAGGACTTGCAGGACGGCAGCCAGGCCCGCCTGGTCTCCCTCTCCATGCGCCTCGGCCTGGCGAAACGCGCGTACGAACACGACCCCGCCACTGCCCGCAAACTCCTGGACGACGCCCAGGACCAGGCGGAAGAGGCCCTGACGGAGCTCCGCCACGTCGTCCGCGGAATCCACCCGCCGATCCTCACCGACCGCGGACTGGCGGGTGCCGTACGGGCCCTCGCCGCGAGCAGCGGCCTGGACGTCACCGTCGACACGGGCGGCCTGGAGACCGGCCCCCGGGCCCCGGCGGGCGTCGAGGCGGCCGCCTACTTCACCGTGGCCGAGGCCCTGACCAACGCCGCGAAACACAGCGGCTCGCATCGCGCCTCGGTCCAACTCACGTGCGCAGCAACGGGATTGACCGTAACCGTGTCCGACGAGGGCCACGGCGGCGCCGACGAGACAACCGGCTCGAGCCTGCTCGGAATGCGCCGCCGGGTCGCGGCCCTCGACGGCACCATACGCCTGACGAGCCCGACCGGAGGGCCGACGGTGATCGAGGCGGGGTTGCCGTGTGGGTGGTGAGTGGCGTGCGGGTCGTAAGCGGGGTGCGGGTGCTGAGCGGGGTGCGGGTGCTGAGCGGGGTGCGGCGCCCGTTCGCAGGCCACCCCGGACCACTGCCCACCCAGCCCCCACGCTCGTCCGCTACGCTGTTCCCGGTACCTCTCCCTGCCACCAGGAGGAGGGCTGGGGACACGCACGACACCCCCAACCCCCACCTGGGCCCAGGAACCGGCACCACGCCTTCGTGGGGCTTGTAGAAAACTCCATCGCCGCACCCATGAGGGCCGGGGTTGTCAAGGCGCATGAGCTCCCGTCCCGGTGAGGTTGTGGCCCTGTTCGCCGGGCTGTTGTGACTGGTGGGCGGGGATGCCCAGGCCGTGGTCCCCCGGCATGCGGTCCTGCGGAGGGAAGCCTCCACGCACCCATTCGATCCCGGCCGACCGGGCGGGATCATGACCTTGCTTCGGGGGCCGGGCTGCTCATTCAGGTCATCGAGCGCGGCGTGGCCGGCTCATGCAGCGATGCGAGCTCGCCCGGGGCTTGGTGTCCCACTCCTTGGAGGTGGTCGTCACGCTGAGGTGCAGGGCTCCTTCGGCCGGCGTGCCGCCTCGACGTCGCGCAGCAGGTGGTAGGCGTGGGTGAGGAGTTTGCGGGCGATCGCGATGGTGGCGATCTTCTTGCCGCGGCGGTGCGCGATCTGCTCGTAGTGGGCCGCGAACTGCGGGGAGCGTTTGGCGGTCTGTGCCGCCTCGTTCATGATCCAGCGGAGCCAGGGGTCGCCCTGTTTGGAGATGTGCCCGTAGAGCACGGTGCGGTCCGAGCCGCGGACGGTGGGGGTGAGGCCGGCCCAGGAGGCGAGTTTGCGGGCGGAGGGGAAGCGTGAGATGTCGCCGACCTCGGCCACGATGATCTGGGCGGTGAGCCGGCCGACGCCGGGCAGCGCGGTGAGCGCCTTCACCCGCGGGTCCGTCCTGGCCGTCGCGGCCAAGCCCGCGTCGGTCCGGTCGATGACCTGCTGGAGTGCATCGATCATCTCCAGCAGGTCGGCCACCACGTGCCGGGAGGTTTCCGGCAGCGGCAGCTCGTCCAGCCAGGCCCGGCCCGGTGCGCTCCAGCAGCTGGACGCACGGTCGCAGCCGTGGTGGGCCAGGACCGCGTGGATCCGGTTGCGCAGCAGCGTGCGCAGCCGCACGAGTTGGGCGCGGTGGCGCAGCACGGCCCGCTGCTCACGCAGCAGCAGCGGGGCGATCCACGCCTCCGGCAGCAGGTCCGCGCGCAGCAGATGGGCCAGGGTCGCGGCGTCGACCTTGTCGTTCTTCAGCCGCGCCGAGGCGATCGCCTTGCACTGCAAGGGGTGCGCCATGTGTGCCTCGAAGCCGTAATCCTGGAGCAGCTCGATCAGCCGGCCCCAGCCGAACGCCGCCTCGAACGCCACCGGCGTGCCCACCGGCAGATCTCCGATCACCCCCAGCACCGTCTCCCGGCCGTTGGGCACGTTCCGGTTCACCGCGATCTTCCCGCCCTCATCCGTGACGGCGATCTGCGACCGGCGGTGCACATCGATCCCGACGTAAGCCTGCATCCCGGGCCGATGGTCCTCCGGGCCCGCCCGATTGGGGCCCCGGCCCTCATAGGGTCAGGTCAGGGCACGTTGTCGGATCGTGCCGGTGGACCTTCTGGAAGTGACGCGCACCGACATGAAGCAGTCCACGTTCTCGTCAGCTTGAAAGCTTCCTCGCACACTCAACGCTTCGCCTGAGGGCGGTGAACGATGGTCGCGTACGAGGGCCCAGACTGACAGTCAGGTCAAGGCTCCCTCCCGGGAAACCCACCTGATCGCTCGAAGCCAGCCTCCTACTCTGGGTGGCATGTCTACGCCGAAACTCCACCACTACGTGCCTCAGAGCTACTTGGCTCGGTTCGGCCACGGTGAACAGGTCAGGGTCAGGCGCCGACTCCCCGCAAAGACGCACCTCGCCAACGTCAAGAACATCGCAGCCGAGACCGGCTTCTACACCATCACGGACGAGAACGGCGCACCCTCCACAGTCATTGAACGAGAGCTCTGCGAGCTGGAGGGAACAGGGCTGGCGGCCCTGCGCCGCATTGACGAGACGGACATGCCTCCCCTCCCAGGCAGCGACGACAGGGAACTTCTCTGCCTGTACCTGGCGGTGCAAATGGCCAGAACGCCGAGGAAGCGCACCATGATGCTCTTCGCCGGCAACCTCACCGCCTACGCGGACGGCCGGGAAGTCGACAAGAAGCTCGTAGCCGAGTACCTCACGAAGAAGCACCTCGGCTACACGCCGAGGCCGGCCGAGGCCGAGGGTGCCTGGGCGTTCTGCCACGGCCTGCGTGCGGAATCCGGTGGCGATCCCACCCAGAACGACGCGGTGATTCTGCCGTTGCAATCGGTCCAGGTCTGCCTCCCGGAATTCCGAGCTCGGCACTGGCGACTGGAGGCCAGCCGGAAACCGAACTTCCTCACCTCCGACGCGCCTCTCGTAGTCTGGCGCCCGCACACAGCGAGCGACGCCTTCAGTGGATTCGGGCTGAAAGACGCGGAGGAGATCAGATTTCCGGTCAGCCCCTCAGCGCAACTCGTGCTCATTCCTGGTCAGGGCACTTCTGTGGAAGAGGTCAAGCTCAGCCGAGTGGGCACCTGCAATCAAGACATCGCGGACAGTTGCCAGCACGTCGTCGTCGGACATCCAGACCGGCACGCGGCGCTCGACAAGGTTGAGTTGAGGAAGCGAGGCCCCGTGCTTCGTTTCAACGTCGGCCCCGGCGTCCAGGAGAACTCTGATGGGACTCACGAACCCATGGGAGACATCTTGCACATGTGGACCACTCGCCG contains:
- a CDS encoding sensor histidine kinase produces the protein MRKTTRQAAGATVQLARAAVLTFGTMLFLTVLLITATATLAVVGAGLLPETVTLVRRIAGAKRRQVAEWTGERIPEAYLPLDDGPLRARLRTAVQDPGTLMDLRWMFAQYGYGSVLPILVLPLWPAALLVDGVRCGLLNRAPLVLPLITRLADLEARWSTALLKPSPRARLSERVEELTATRAGVVAAHEAELRRMEQDLQDGSQARLVSLSMRLGLAKRAYEHDPATARKLLDDAQDQAEEALTELRHVVRGIHPPILTDRGLAGAVRALAASSGLDVTVDTGGLETGPRAPAGVEAAAYFTVAEALTNAAKHSGSHRASVQLTCAATGLTVTVSDEGHGGADETTGSSLLGMRRRVAALDGTIRLTSPTGGPTVIEAGLPCGW
- a CDS encoding IS110 family transposase — translated: MQAYVGIDVHRRSQIAVTDEGGKIAVNRNVPNGRETVLGVIGDLPVGTPVAFEAAFGWGRLIELLQDYGFEAHMAHPLQCKAIASARLKNDKVDAATLAHLLRADLLPEAWIAPLLLREQRAVLRHRAQLVRLRTLLRNRIHAVLAHHGCDRASSCWSAPGRAWLDELPLPETSRHVVADLLEMIDALQQVIDRTDAGLAATARTDPRVKALTALPGVGRLTAQIIVAEVGDISRFPSARKLASWAGLTPTVRGSDRTVLYGHISKQGDPWLRWIMNEAAQTAKRSPQFAAHYEQIAHRRGKKIATIAIARKLLTHAYHLLRDVEAARRPKEPCTSA
- a CDS encoding DUF4238 domain-containing protein, whose translation is MSTPKLHHYVPQSYLARFGHGEQVRVRRRLPAKTHLANVKNIAAETGFYTITDENGAPSTVIERELCELEGTGLAALRRIDETDMPPLPGSDDRELLCLYLAVQMARTPRKRTMMLFAGNLTAYADGREVDKKLVAEYLTKKHLGYTPRPAEAEGAWAFCHGLRAESGGDPTQNDAVILPLQSVQVCLPEFRARHWRLEASRKPNFLTSDAPLVVWRPHTASDAFSGFGLKDAEEIRFPVSPSAQLVLIPGQGTSVEEVKLSRVGTCNQDIADSCQHVVVGHPDRHAALDKVELRKRGPVLRFNVGPGVQENSDGTHEPMGDILHMWTTRR